Proteins encoded together in one Lepisosteus oculatus isolate fLepOcu1 chromosome 2, fLepOcu1.hap2, whole genome shotgun sequence window:
- the LOC138225546 gene encoding sialidase-like: MNKNRMQPSAALIVTLEELGDRSSFSPSPAPDSPAVELDRVTADSPAEESVCVTADSPEEEPDRVTADSPVEESVYVTADSPVEESVYVTVDSPVEESACVTADSPVEESVCVIADSPVEESVCVTADSPVEESVCVTPDSPAEESVYVTADSPAEESVYVTADSPAEESVYVTADSPAEESVCVTADSPAEESICITADSPAEESVYVTADSPAEESVCVTADSPAEESICITADSPAEESVYVTADSPAEESVCVTADSPAEESVRVTADSPAEESVRVTADSPAEESDRVTADSPAEESVCVTADSPAEESDRVTADSPAEESDRVTADSPAEESVCVTADSPAEESDRVTADSPAEESDRVTADSPAEESVCVTADSPAEESVCVTADSPAEESVCVTADSPAEESVCVTADSPAEESVYVTADSPAEESVCVTADSPAEESVYVTADSPAEELICVTADSPAEELTCVTADSPAEESVYVTADSPAEELICVTADSPAEELTCVTADSPAEESVYVTADSPAEELICVTADSPAEELTCVTADSPAEELTCVTADSPAEELTCVTADSPAEELICVTADSPAEELICVTADSPAEESICVTPDSPAEESICVTADSPAEESVCVTADSPAEESVYVTADSPAEESICVTADSPAEESVYVTADSPAEESDHVTVDSPAEESDRVTADSPAEESDRITAAAQLQTHLQSTDPKGTDSSEHNRPLE, encoded by the exons ATGAATAAGAACAGGATGCAGCCGTCTGCTGCTCTAATCGTGACTCTGGAGGAGCTGGGAGATCGCAGCAGCTTTTCG CCCAGCCCAGCTCCAGACTCACCTGCGGTGGAGCTGGACCGCGTCACCGCGGACTCACCTGCGGAGGAGTCGGTCTGTGTCACTGCGGACTCACCTGAGGAAGAGCCGGACCGCGTCACCGCGGACTCACCTGTGGAGGAGTCGGTCTATGTCACTGCGGACTCACCTGTGGAGGAGTCGGTCTATGTCACTGTGGACTCACCTGTGGAGGAGTCAGCCTGTGTCACCGCGGACTCACCTGTGGAGGAGTCAGTCTGTGTCATTGCCGACTCACCTGTGGAGGAGTCAGTCTGTGTCACAGCGGACTCACCTGTGGAGGAGTCAGTCTGTGTAACCCCGGACTCACCTGCGGAAGAGTCGGTCTATGTCACCGCGGACTCACCTGCGGAGGAGTCGGTCTATGTCACCGCGGACTCACCTGCGGAAGAGTCGGTCTATGTCACCGCGGACTCACCTGCGGAGGAGTCGGTCTGTGTCACCGCGGACTCACCTGCGGAGGAGTCGATCTGTATCACCGCGGACTCACCTGCGGAGGAGTCGGTTTATGTCACCGCGGACTCACCTGCGGAGGAGTCGGTCTGTGTCACCGCGGACTCACCTGCGGAGGAGTCGATCTGTATCACCGCGGACTCACCTGCGGAGGAGTCGGTCTATGTCACCGCGGACTCACCTGCGGAGGAGTCGGTCTGTGTCACCGCGGACTCACCTGCGGAGGAGTCGGTCCGTGTCACCGCGGACTCACCTGCGGAGGAGTCGGTCCGTGTCACCGCGGACTCACCTGCGGAGGAGTCGGACCGTGTCACCGCGGACTCACCTGCGGAGGAGTCGGTCTGTGTCACCGCGGACTCACCTGCGGAGGAGTCGGACCGTGTCACCGCGGACTCACCTGCGGAGGAGTCGGACCGTGTCACCGCGGACTCACCTGCGGAGGAGTCGGTCTGTGTCACCGCGGACTCACCTGCGGAGGAGTCGGACCGTGTCACCGCGGACTCACCTGCGGAGGAGTCGGACCGTGTCACCGCGGACTCACCTGCGGAGGAGTCGGTCTGTGTCACCGCGGACTCACCTGCGGAGGAGTCGGTCTGTGTCACCGCGGACTCACCTGCGGAGGAGTCGGTCTGTGTCACCGCGGACTCACCTGCGGAGGAGTCGGTCTGTGTCACCGCGGACTCACCTGCGGAGGAGTCGGTCTATGTCACCGCGGACTCACCTGCGGAGGAGTCGGTCTGTGTCACCGCGGACTCACCTGCGGAGGAGTCGGTCTATGTCACCGCGGACTCACCGGCGGAGGAGTTGATCTGTGTCACCGCGGACTCACCTGCGGAGGAGTTGACCTGTGTCACCGCGGACTCACCTGCGGAGGAGTCGGTCTATGTCACCGCGGACTCACCGGCGGAGGAGTTGATCTGTGTCACCGCGGACTCACCTGCGGAGGAGTTGACCTGTGTCACCGCGGACTCACCTGCGGAGGAGTCGGTCTATGTCACCGCGGACTCACCGGCGGAGGAGTTGATCTGTGTCACCGCGGACTCACCGGCGGAGGAGTTGACCTGTGTCACCGCGGACTCACCTGCGGAGGAGTTGACCTGTGTCACCGCGGACTCACCTGCGGAGGAGTTGACCTGTGTCACCGCGGACTCACCGGCGGAGGAGTTGATCTGTGTCACCGCGGACTCACCGGCGGAGGAGTTGATCTGTGTCACCGCGGACTCACCTGCGGAGGAGTCGATCTGTGTCACCCCGGACTCACCGGCGGAGGAGTCGATCTGTGTCACCGCGGACTCACCGGCGGAGGAGTCGGTCTGTGTCACCGCGGACTCACCTGCGGAGGAGTCGGTCTATGTCACCGCGGACTCACCGGCGGAGGAGTCGATCTGTGTCACCGCGGACTCACCTGCAGAGGAGTCGGTCTATGTCACCGCGGACTCACCTGCGGAGGAGTCAGACCACGTCACTGTGGACTCACCTGCGGAGGAGTCAGACCGCGTCACTGCGGACTCACCTGCGGAGGAGTCAGACCGCATCACTGCAGCAGCCCAGCTCCAGACTCACCTGCAGAGCACTGATCCCAAGGGAACAGACTCCAGTGAGCACAACAGGCCATTAGAATGA
- the LOC102688633 gene encoding immunoglobulin lambda-1 light chain-like, whose translation MVFSTALLTALLLALPGSQGLVMTQQKSLSVSPGASAKISCAIDSHRSWVITWYQQKTGSAPRFLLYDSTRGSGTPERFTASEESSGKMEYLNIASVQQEDEATYYCACHGCPSDGVTVFGGGTRLDVGGQSSSPPTLTLMPPSQRELSERGSATLVCLAQGFYPDSVSVSWAEDGQARSGAAVQTSAAQRQPDGTFSLTSLMSLTAAQWSSGHSFSCQLSHPALSSPLTRSVSLAECNQG comes from the exons ATGGTCTTCAGCACAGCTCTCCTCACAGCCCTGCTGCTCGCTCTCCCTG GCTCCCAGGGACTTGTGATGACCCAGCAGAaatctctgtctgtgtctcccggAGCTTCGGCTAAAATATCCTGTGCTATTGATAGTCACAGGAGCTGGGTTATTACCTGGTACCAGCAGAAGACCGGCAGTGCTCCTCGGTTCCTTCTGTATGACTCAACCCGAGGGTCTGGAACGCCAGAGAGATTTACTGCTTCTGAAGAGTCCTCTGGCAAAATGGAATATCTGAACATCGCCAGCGTTCAGCAGGAGGACGAGGCCACCTACTACTGCGCCTGCCACGGCTGTCCCTCAGAC GGGGTGACAGTCTTTGGAGGGGGAACGAGGCTTGATGTCG GTGGCCAGTCTTCCAGCCCCCCCACGCTGACCCTGATGCCCCCCTCCCAGCGGGAGCTGTCTGAGCGTGGCAGTGCCACCCTGGTGTGCCTGGCGCAGGGCTTCTACCCCGACTCGGTCAGCGTGTCCTGGGCGGAGGATGGCCAGGCGCGCAGCGGTGCCGCGGTCCAGACCAGCGCGGCCCAGCGCCAGCCCGACGGCACCTTCTCTCTCACCAGCCTCATGTCACTGACCGCtgcccagtggagctcggggcACTCCTTCTCCTGCCAGCTGAGCCACCCAGCACTGAGCTCCCCGCTGACCAGGAGCGTGAGCCTAGCAGAGTGCAACCAGGGTTAG
- the ccdc167 gene encoding coiled-coil domain-containing protein 167, with the protein MAKRRQEKVSIATEIDRVEERRALCRDSLDRAEYRRRREELCEQDRQALEEEMTILNGRLSKYDQELAVLRAENRKNMLLSVALLAVCALIYFSLIY; encoded by the exons ATGGCGAAAAGGAGACAGGAAAAAGTCAGCATTGCCACAGAG ATCGACCGCGTGGAGGAGCGTCGTGCCCTCTGCCGGGACAGTCTGGACAGGGCGGAGTACCGGCGCCGCCGCGAGGAGCTCTGTGagcaggacag ACAGGCGCTGGAGGAAGAGATGACCATTCTGAATGGCAGGCTTTCGAAATATG ATCAGGAGCTGGCGGTGCTGCGGGCAGAGAACAGGAAGAACATGCTGCTGTCGGTGGCTCTGCTGGCTGTCTGTGCTCTGATCTACTTTTCCCTGATCTACTGA